One genomic region from Leguminivora glycinivorella isolate SPB_JAAS2020 chromosome 8, LegGlyc_1.1, whole genome shotgun sequence encodes:
- the LOC125229137 gene encoding bile salt-activated lipase-like, producing the protein MFPNKFTKVIVALFLYYPLVAHKLSQASVSDITKIPLDPKPTVHTPGGSYRGLRAQDGHYSMFLGIPYGIVDKQNVFGPSIPHKFNGIFEAVDDTSRCPQIEKSIISGSLDCLHINIYAPNSASINNPLPVMVYIYGGKFLLGYAGRYLYGPRFLVRHDVIFISFNYRVGLYGFMCLNNSKVPGNQGLKDQVQALRWIKKNIKYFGGDDTKITLAGNSAGSVSIDYHQYHLQEQLYNRVILQSGVVIFQEIALNAKPDPYAPIKLAEKFNFTTDDVNKALLFLNEVEPQVLTGVTEYSSIYFGPCAEKKFEDADNYITNYPTDLNTVSQTDVDVLIGINNDEGYSLIDVYFEDVHIECKDFLHMILESHFKFRNESMVSENIQRIVRLFYYGDDVPCSENKRPEINIYSDFCMNSPTLRTVKTYLNSGIDNMYFYMFSFAGERNFIKDYLKIPFATENAVHADELGYLFDISYMKERSRDEDMLIIDRMTELWTNFVKYGNPTPKPSKLVPLQWPRVSQDKLPYLEINTELRLGSRPLHERMSFIDLLDLK; encoded by the exons ATGTTCCCTAATAAGTTTACTAAGGTGATTGTCGCATTATTTTTATACTATCCACTAGTTGCACATAAATTATCACAGGCTTCAGTTTCAG ACATTACAAAAATCCCTCTGGACCCGAAACCCACAGTGCACACTCCAGGGGGCAGCTACCGGGGGCTTCGGGCCCAGGACGGGCATTACTCCATGTTCCTGGGTATCCCCTATGGGATAGTTGATAAGCAAaatgtttttggt CCCTCTATCCCGCACAAGTTTAATGGGATATTTGAAGCAGTCGATGATACCTCAAGATGTCCCCAAATTGAAAAATCTATAATAAGTGGCTCACTGGACTGCCTTCACATCAACATTTATGCACCAAATAGTGCTAGTATTAATAATCCCTTGCCAGTCATGGTTTACATATATGGGGGAAAATTCTTATTAGGATATGCAGGCAGATACTTATATGGCCCACGCTTCTTAGTCAGACATGACGTTATTTTCATTTCGTTTAACTATCGCGTAGGCCTTTATGGTTTTATGTGTCTTAATAATTCGAAAGTACCAGGGAACCAGGGTTTAAAAGATCAAGTTCAAGCATTACgatggattaaaaaaaatataaaatactttgGAGGAGACGACACCAAAATCACTTTAGCAGGAAACAGTGCTGGTTCAGTGTCTATAGATTACCACCAGTACCATCTACAGGAACAGCTTTATAATAGAGTGATTTTGCAAAGTGGCGTTGTTATTTTCCAAGAAATTGCCTTAAATGCCAAACCTGATCCATATGCTCCTATAAAATTAGCAGagaaatttaattttacaacAGATGACGTAAATAAAGCTTTATTGTTTCTAAATGAAGTAGAGCCTCAAGTACTTACTGGTGTAACAGAGTATTCTAGTATTTATTTTGGACCGTGCGCTGAAAAAAAATTCGAAGATGCTGATAATTATATAACGAATTATCCAACAGATTTGAACACCGTTAGTCAAACGGATGTCGATGTATTGATTGGTATAAATAATGACGAGGGCTACTCGTTAATAGATGTGTACTTTGAAGATGTTCATATTGAGTGTAAAGACTTTTTGCATATGATTTTAGAATCtcattttaaatttagaaatgAAAGCATGGTTTCAGAGAATATACAAAGGATTGTTCGGTTGTTTTACTATGGTGATGATGTTCCATGTTCAGAAAACAAGAGAcctgaaattaatatttattcagATTTTTGTATGAACAGTCCAACTTTACGCACTGTTAAAACATATTTGAATAGTGGCATAGACAACATGTATTTCTACATGTTTTCCTTTGCTGGTGAAAGGAATTTTATCAaggactacttaaaaataccaTTTGCAACAGAAAATGCAGTTCACGCAGATGAACTAGGATATTTGTTTGACATTTCTTACATGAAGGAGCGGTCTCGTGATGAAGATATGCTAATAATAGACAGGATGACCGAACTTTGGACCAATTTTGTAAAATACGG AAACCCAACCCCGAAACCATCCAAATTGGTTCCTCTGCAATGGCCGCGCGTATCGCAGGACAAGCTGCCATATTTGGAGATAAACACTGAACTACGCCTAGGGTCCAGACCGTTGCACGAGCGGATGAGCTTTATAGACCTTCTGGACCTTAAGTAG